In a genomic window of Micromonospora cremea:
- a CDS encoding response regulator transcription factor, producing the protein MRILLVEDDRRVAAALSSALTRRGYQVEHAATVAAALAAAPCDLVLLDLTLPDGDGTDLCRELRRRSSQLGIIAVTARGEERDRVLGLRLGADDYVVKPFSMVELQARIEAVLRRAANAAPERHLIEAGAVRIDVAARTVTVDGRAVTLTRKEFDVLLSLARQPGVAVPRDRILLDAWGTTWTDRHTVEVHVGSLRGKLGDARLVETVRGVGYRLRDA; encoded by the coding sequence GTGCGGATCCTGCTGGTGGAGGACGACCGCCGGGTGGCCGCCGCGCTCTCCTCCGCCCTCACCCGCCGCGGGTACCAGGTCGAGCACGCTGCCACCGTCGCCGCCGCGCTCGCCGCCGCCCCGTGCGACCTGGTGCTGCTCGACCTGACCCTGCCCGACGGGGACGGCACCGACCTCTGCCGGGAGCTACGCCGGCGCAGCAGCCAGCTCGGCATCATCGCGGTGACCGCCCGGGGGGAGGAACGCGACCGGGTGCTCGGCCTTCGCCTCGGCGCGGACGACTACGTCGTCAAGCCGTTCTCGATGGTGGAGTTGCAGGCCCGCATCGAGGCGGTGCTGCGCCGGGCCGCGAACGCCGCACCGGAGCGGCACCTGATCGAGGCCGGCGCGGTGCGCATCGACGTCGCCGCCCGGACGGTGACGGTGGACGGCCGGGCGGTCACGCTCACCCGCAAGGAATTCGACGTGCTGCTCTCGCTGGCCCGCCAGCCCGGGGTGGCGGTGCCACGCGACCGCATCCTGCTCGACGCCTGGGGCACCACCTGGACCGACCGGCACACCGTCGAGGTGCACGTCGGGTCGCTGCGCGGCAAGTTGGGTGACGCCCGCCTGGTCGAGACCGTACGCGGGGTCGGTTACCGGCTGCGCGATGCGTGA
- a CDS encoding TetR/AcrR family transcriptional regulator — translation MLRGEITTAIRRALMQELAAVGYGRLSIEAVARRAGVSKTAVYRRWSSKVDLVLEIVAAAAHGKLPVLDTGTLRGDLALLFQAVAHALRHPLASQIIPDLLAEAARNPSIDQTLRQVLHARQQEIGGRLVTRAVQRGELPADTDPDAATDLIVGPLYWRLAIARLPLTDSYLENLVESVAVGLGADSALPRPRAAPIVG, via the coding sequence GTGCTGCGTGGTGAAATCACCACGGCCATCCGGCGCGCGCTGATGCAGGAGCTCGCCGCGGTCGGCTACGGCCGGCTCTCCATCGAGGCGGTTGCCCGGCGGGCCGGCGTCAGCAAGACGGCCGTCTACCGACGGTGGAGTTCGAAGGTCGACCTGGTGCTGGAGATCGTCGCCGCCGCGGCGCACGGCAAGTTGCCGGTGCTGGACACCGGCACCCTGCGCGGCGACCTCGCGCTGCTCTTCCAGGCGGTCGCGCACGCGCTGCGCCACCCGCTCGCCTCGCAGATCATTCCGGACCTGCTGGCCGAGGCCGCCCGCAATCCCAGCATCGACCAGACCCTGCGCCAGGTGCTGCACGCCCGCCAGCAGGAGATCGGCGGCCGCCTGGTCACCCGCGCGGTGCAGCGCGGCGAGCTGCCGGCCGACACCGACCCGGACGCAGCGACCGACCTCATCGTCGGCCCGCTCTACTGGCGGCTCGCCATCGCCCGCCTCCCGCTCACCGACAGCTACCTGGAAAACCTGGTCGAGTCCGTGGCCGTCGGGCTCGGCGCGGACAGCGCCCTGCCCCGCCCGCGGGCGGCGCCGATCGTCGGCTGA
- a CDS encoding DUF952 domain-containing protein, producing the protein MIYKLLSSAEWNDALAAGTFAGTAMDHESGFIHLSGPDQVVETARRHFAGATGLTLLSVEEERLGDALRWEPSRGGQLFPHLYGPLPVVAVVAARALPADAPVADAVAALLS; encoded by the coding sequence GTGATCTACAAACTGCTGTCGAGCGCGGAGTGGAACGACGCCCTGGCCGCCGGCACCTTCGCCGGCACGGCGATGGACCACGAATCCGGGTTCATCCACCTCTCCGGTCCGGACCAGGTGGTGGAGACCGCTCGGCGGCACTTCGCCGGGGCGACCGGGCTGACCCTGCTCAGCGTCGAGGAGGAGCGGCTGGGCGACGCGCTGCGGTGGGAGCCGTCGCGTGGCGGGCAGCTCTTCCCCCACCTGTACGGCCCGCTGCCGGTGGTGGCGGTGGTGGCGGCGCGGGCGCTGCCGGCGGACGCCCCGGTCGCCGACGCGGTCGCCGCCCTGCTGAGCTGA
- a CDS encoding CDP-glycerol glycerophosphotransferase family protein, whose amino-acid sequence MFGTLTGRIGVAARSALLVLSYLVMLVAGALGWVGLFAVAGLAAVIGEFAVARWSPPSQVLLEKVGLHWSYRQLTRDLAAVLLVTAQVALSGVELTWLLVLPAAVWVVSVFAGALSTMIDRRNPLSAMVRNIDLGPLRSAPRPPAWAAAVAGDRMPLLNLLLVPAAVAAAVQHDPTPFFVAAAVAVAATGVVGAIIALTWLRGRGTGQSPLLPAVQRWLDTYQPEVALYFAGPAKDVYQANMWLAPTEALEQRAVVLMRSREAFTELADTRLPVICVPAGVDFMNLELGSVRAALYAANVGANIHMLREPGTKHVFVGHGDSDKQASVNPYSKVYDEVWVAGLAGRERYARAGVGVLDSDIVEIGRPQLAGVHTFGAESVERPFTVLYAPTWEGWLDDDPYHTSLVLMGERIVKGLLATNPRVRLIYKPHPLAGSRSKAAKAVHERVVQAIRVAGGNPDAASLDGTAHLVVTGRTPALFDCFNQTDLLISDVSSVVSDFVQSQRPYVVANPAGLSEDEFRREYPTARAAYLLSTDCGELEKIVAVTRAGDDPMTEARRELKTYLLGPAEANPMDRFQEEIARLCR is encoded by the coding sequence TTGTTCGGCACGTTGACAGGACGCATCGGAGTGGCCGCCCGCAGTGCACTGCTGGTGCTGTCCTACCTGGTCATGCTCGTCGCCGGCGCACTCGGCTGGGTCGGTCTGTTCGCCGTCGCCGGGCTGGCCGCGGTGATCGGCGAGTTCGCCGTCGCCCGCTGGTCACCGCCGTCGCAGGTGCTGCTGGAGAAGGTCGGCCTGCACTGGTCGTACCGGCAGTTGACCCGCGACCTCGCGGCTGTGCTGCTGGTCACCGCGCAGGTCGCGCTCAGCGGCGTCGAGCTGACCTGGTTGCTGGTCCTGCCGGCCGCGGTGTGGGTCGTCTCGGTCTTCGCCGGCGCGCTCTCCACGATGATCGACCGTCGTAACCCGCTCTCCGCCATGGTGCGCAACATCGACCTCGGCCCGCTGCGCTCGGCCCCCCGACCGCCGGCCTGGGCGGCGGCGGTCGCCGGTGACCGGATGCCCCTGCTCAACCTGCTGCTGGTGCCGGCCGCCGTGGCCGCCGCGGTGCAGCACGACCCGACGCCGTTCTTCGTCGCCGCGGCGGTGGCGGTGGCGGCCACCGGCGTGGTGGGCGCGATCATCGCGCTGACCTGGCTGCGCGGCCGGGGCACCGGGCAGAGCCCACTGCTGCCCGCCGTCCAGCGCTGGCTCGACACCTACCAGCCCGAGGTGGCGCTTTACTTCGCCGGCCCGGCCAAGGACGTCTACCAGGCGAACATGTGGCTCGCTCCGACCGAGGCGCTCGAGCAGCGCGCGGTGGTGCTGATGCGTAGCCGCGAGGCGTTCACCGAGCTGGCCGACACGCGGCTGCCGGTCATCTGCGTACCGGCCGGGGTGGACTTCATGAACCTCGAGCTCGGCAGTGTCCGCGCGGCGCTCTACGCCGCGAACGTCGGCGCGAACATCCACATGCTCCGCGAGCCCGGCACGAAGCACGTCTTCGTCGGGCACGGCGACAGCGACAAGCAGGCCAGCGTCAACCCCTACAGCAAGGTGTACGACGAGGTCTGGGTCGCCGGCCTGGCCGGTCGGGAGCGGTACGCCCGGGCCGGGGTGGGCGTGCTCGACTCGGACATCGTCGAGATCGGCCGGCCGCAGCTCGCCGGCGTGCACACCTTCGGCGCCGAGTCGGTGGAGCGGCCCTTCACCGTGCTCTACGCGCCCACCTGGGAGGGTTGGCTCGACGACGACCCGTACCACACCTCGCTCGTGCTGATGGGCGAGCGGATCGTCAAGGGGCTGCTGGCCACGAACCCCCGCGTGCGCCTGATCTACAAGCCGCACCCGCTCGCCGGGTCGCGGTCCAAGGCGGCCAAGGCCGTGCACGAGCGGGTGGTGCAGGCCATCCGCGTCGCCGGCGGCAACCCGGACGCGGCCTCTCTGGACGGCACCGCGCACCTGGTGGTCACCGGTCGCACGCCGGCGCTGTTCGACTGCTTCAACCAGACCGACCTGCTGATCAGCGACGTGTCCAGTGTGGTCTCCGACTTCGTGCAGAGCCAGCGGCCGTACGTGGTGGCCAACCCGGCGGGCCTGTCCGAGGACGAGTTCCGCCGGGAGTACCCGACCGCGCGGGCCGCGTACCTGCTCTCCACCGACTGCGGTGAGCTGGAGAAGATCGTGGCGGTGACCCGGGCCGGCGACGACCCGATGACCGAGGCGCGCCGGGAGCTGAAGACCTACCTGCTCGGCCCGGCCGAAGCCAACCCGATGGACCGGTTCCAGGAGGAGATCGCCCGCCTCTGCCGCTGA
- a CDS encoding TAXI family TRAP transporter solute-binding subunit, with amino-acid sequence MSRTSPSRPGHRRPGAVALLTLLLTATLTGVASCRDAPAEPLPIRIATGSPTAVYYAFGQSLATILNRELPGVRASVVITAASAENVRLVGSGAAELGFTQADVLPTTTTDSPTVEAVARVYDDQLHLVTTGGGSVRTVADLRGRRVSVGAPGSGTEITATRLLEVAGLGGVGVRQERLGLDDSVTALRAGRIDAFFFSGGLPVRGIKELAGRSATRVVDLGEWTEPLRARYGQVYVSRDIPRSVYGVDPVTTVANPNYLIVQADLPERLVREVTRLLMERRAELGAAHPAAGRMSPRSAIATAPLALHPGAAAWYRAAKP; translated from the coding sequence GTGAGTCGTACCTCGCCCAGCCGGCCCGGTCACCGCCGTCCCGGGGCGGTGGCGCTGCTGACGCTGCTGCTGACCGCGACCCTGACCGGGGTCGCCAGCTGCCGGGACGCCCCGGCCGAGCCGCTGCCGATCCGGATCGCCACGGGCAGCCCCACCGCCGTCTACTACGCCTTCGGGCAGTCCCTGGCGACCATCCTCAACCGGGAGCTGCCCGGCGTGCGGGCCAGCGTGGTCATCACCGCCGCCTCGGCGGAGAACGTCCGGTTGGTCGGCTCCGGCGCGGCCGAGCTGGGCTTCACCCAGGCCGACGTGCTGCCGACCACCACGACGGACAGTCCGACGGTCGAGGCCGTCGCCCGGGTGTACGACGACCAGCTGCACCTGGTGACCACCGGCGGCGGGTCGGTTCGCACGGTCGCCGACCTGCGCGGCCGGCGGGTTTCCGTCGGCGCGCCCGGATCGGGCACCGAGATCACCGCGACCCGGCTGTTGGAGGTGGCCGGGCTCGGCGGTGTCGGGGTGCGCCAGGAGCGGCTCGGGCTGGACGATTCGGTGACGGCGCTGCGCGCCGGGCGGATCGACGCCTTCTTCTTCTCGGGCGGGCTGCCGGTGCGGGGCATCAAGGAGCTGGCCGGGCGCAGCGCCACCCGGGTCGTGGACCTCGGTGAGTGGACGGAGCCGCTGCGCGCCCGCTACGGCCAGGTCTACGTCTCCCGGGACATCCCCCGCTCCGTGTATGGCGTGGACCCGGTGACGACGGTGGCCAACCCGAACTACCTGATCGTCCAGGCCGACCTTCCGGAGCGGCTGGTGCGGGAGGTGACCCGGCTGCTGATGGAGCGCCGGGCCGAGCTGGGCGCCGCGCATCCGGCGGCGGGGCGGATGAGCCCCCGCTCGGCCATCGCCACCGCGCCGCTGGCGCTGCACCCGGGTGCCGCAGCCTGGTACCGCGCGGCCAAGCCATGA
- a CDS encoding DUF6077 domain-containing protein produces the protein MANVDSIAVAPTDSDPAPRSEQAPPHATGPDRGPAARVRALVAAAPALLTDGAVVAFALWTVLYHAAFLGDLRPSVTFRVWLVACVLLAVVALLRARRRSAGSHGDSERPEPSESTEARPPVDRRLLIGVLVAAGVAAVTAGVAGTSAGIVWWIPAVAGLLAAVGAILLVRRAWLSGPASAPAAPAATAAQSAYALVISVLVGISSFFLARNTPDDVYYVGKSVWIAERDLIPLNDFLFSENVLPSMGSQPPIPSIEVFDGAFARLLGVHAASALWYVLLPIMAVLAVLALWRLTHRWAPRRPVLAFTVAVAYLYLVAGGDAALGTFHLPRLYEGKGMFVSAVIPLMWLYLTEWFDTRSRRSLVLIVALSITAIGLTTTAAIILPMLVGAAGFAMLLVGRWKDAVVAGIAAVAYPIGSLVVSRLVLGGMTASGADDAFFDAAHTYRRTLLFGVVGVISGLALWCGPLLARRRTPALLTAGATLALSVLFVPGVLETLGAVSGISVVLWRVPWLLALPTLIGLLCTVSVPAATPVLRRATAGGIAVLLVASFALFATPMWSAKSWVEVHDRPTWKLPQQRQAIAFWIKGLDRSPGLVLAPKTIMRTSLVVTSQVRVVLPRDFYLVEYDLNSQFAKDRLLLAGFADGTDTPGAAELAPALDRLDVGTICVYNGNRYARDLAPQLGYQEFAKRRAPGAMTCFRRVD, from the coding sequence GTGGCCAACGTCGACAGCATCGCCGTCGCGCCCACCGATTCGGACCCGGCGCCGCGGTCCGAGCAGGCACCCCCGCACGCGACCGGTCCCGACCGGGGTCCGGCGGCCCGGGTACGCGCGCTGGTGGCCGCCGCCCCGGCACTGCTCACCGATGGCGCCGTAGTCGCGTTCGCGCTCTGGACCGTGCTCTACCACGCGGCGTTCCTGGGGGATCTTCGCCCGTCGGTGACCTTCCGGGTCTGGTTGGTCGCCTGCGTGCTGCTCGCCGTTGTGGCCCTGCTGCGCGCCCGCCGCCGATCCGCCGGCAGCCACGGCGACAGCGAGCGGCCGGAGCCGTCCGAGTCGACCGAGGCGCGGCCGCCCGTCGACCGCCGTCTGCTGATCGGGGTGCTGGTCGCCGCCGGGGTGGCCGCGGTCACCGCCGGAGTGGCCGGGACCAGCGCTGGCATCGTCTGGTGGATTCCGGCGGTGGCCGGTCTGCTGGCGGCGGTCGGCGCGATCCTGCTGGTGCGCCGGGCCTGGCTGAGCGGCCCGGCGTCCGCGCCGGCCGCGCCGGCGGCCACCGCGGCGCAGTCGGCGTACGCGCTGGTCATCTCGGTGCTGGTCGGGATCTCCTCGTTCTTCCTGGCCCGCAACACCCCGGACGACGTCTACTACGTCGGCAAGTCGGTCTGGATCGCCGAGCGGGACCTCATCCCGCTCAACGACTTCCTGTTCAGCGAGAACGTACTGCCGTCGATGGGCTCACAACCGCCGATCCCCTCGATCGAGGTCTTCGACGGCGCGTTCGCCCGCCTGCTGGGCGTCCACGCCGCCTCGGCCCTCTGGTACGTGCTGCTGCCGATCATGGCGGTGCTCGCGGTGCTGGCGCTCTGGCGGTTGACCCACCGGTGGGCTCCGCGCCGCCCGGTGCTCGCGTTCACCGTGGCCGTCGCGTACCTCTACCTGGTCGCCGGCGGGGACGCCGCACTGGGCACGTTCCACCTGCCCCGGCTCTATGAGGGCAAGGGCATGTTCGTCTCGGCGGTCATCCCGCTGATGTGGCTCTACCTGACCGAGTGGTTCGACACCCGGTCCCGGCGCAGCCTGGTGCTCATCGTGGCGCTGTCGATCACCGCGATCGGCCTCACCACCACCGCCGCGATCATCCTGCCGATGCTGGTCGGCGCCGCCGGCTTCGCGATGCTGCTGGTCGGGCGGTGGAAGGACGCGGTCGTGGCCGGGATCGCCGCCGTCGCGTACCCGATCGGCTCGCTGGTGGTCTCGCGCCTGGTGCTCGGCGGCATGACCGCGTCCGGCGCGGACGACGCCTTCTTCGACGCGGCGCACACCTACCGACGGACCCTGCTGTTCGGCGTGGTCGGGGTGATCTCCGGCCTGGCGCTCTGGTGCGGCCCGCTGCTGGCCCGTCGGCGCACGCCCGCGCTGCTCACCGCCGGCGCGACGCTGGCGTTGAGCGTGCTGTTCGTCCCCGGTGTGCTGGAGACGCTGGGCGCGGTGAGCGGCATCTCGGTGGTGCTCTGGCGGGTGCCGTGGCTGCTCGCCCTGCCGACGCTGATCGGGCTGCTCTGCACCGTGTCCGTGCCGGCCGCCACGCCGGTGCTGCGCCGCGCGACCGCCGGCGGGATCGCCGTGCTGCTGGTCGCGTCGTTCGCGCTCTTCGCCACCCCGATGTGGTCGGCGAAGAGCTGGGTCGAGGTGCACGACCGGCCCACCTGGAAGCTGCCGCAGCAACGCCAGGCGATCGCCTTCTGGATCAAGGGGCTGGACCGGTCGCCGGGCCTCGTGCTCGCTCCAAAGACGATCATGCGGACCTCCCTGGTGGTCACCAGCCAGGTCCGGGTCGTCCTGCCCCGCGACTTCTACCTCGTCGAGTACGACCTCAACTCCCAGTTCGCCAAGGACCGGCTGCTGCTCGCCGGTTTCGCCGACGGCACCGACACCCCTGGGGCGGCCGAGCTGGCACCGGCGCTCGACCGCCTGGACGTCGGCACCATCTGCGTCTACAACGGCAACCGGTACGCCCGCGACCTGGCGCCACAGCTCGGCTACCAGGAGTTCGCCAAGCGTCGGGCACCGGGGGCGATGACGTGTTTCCGGCGGGTCGACTGA
- a CDS encoding sensor histidine kinase codes for MRRRLVISYLLLMVLVLIALETPLAATLASRETERVRADRLADATRFASLAGPALRGGGSGPLEAELRSYDELYAIGAVVVDRERGTLVASASWRPAAGTTTALDIALSGQQTSAPESVLPWTAAAVVVAVPINDGGEVLGAVVIVSPAGPIRRAVTMWWLLLALAGLLAVLACVLTAFGLAGWVLRPVTELDAVTHEIAEGDRRARVLHRLGPPELRRLAASFNHMADVVSDVMDRQRAFVAHASHQLRNPLTALRLRVEELGPSLTDPDGRSEHRLALEETDRLALVLDALLTLARAEREENERVTVDAAAVAASRVAAWAPLARHRSVALRLATTDGPAYARTVPTAVDQALDALIDNAVKFSGAAGAVTVTVTSRDDGVALEVRDTGPGMTESQLGQATERFWRAPDAQNVDGAGLGLTIAAVLVDASDGRLTMRAGEPRGLVAGLWFPAPEPRPAAEPAADQPLVDLRSTLAR; via the coding sequence GTGCGCCGTCGACTGGTGATCAGCTATCTGCTGCTGATGGTGCTCGTCCTCATCGCTTTGGAGACCCCGCTGGCCGCCACGCTGGCCAGCCGCGAGACCGAACGGGTCCGCGCCGACCGGCTCGCCGACGCCACCCGGTTCGCCTCGTTGGCCGGGCCGGCGCTGCGCGGCGGCGGATCGGGCCCGCTCGAGGCGGAGCTGCGCAGCTACGACGAGCTGTACGCGATCGGCGCCGTGGTCGTCGACCGGGAACGGGGCACCCTGGTCGCCTCGGCGAGCTGGCGGCCGGCTGCGGGGACCACCACGGCGCTGGACATCGCGTTGTCCGGGCAGCAGACCAGCGCCCCCGAGTCGGTCCTGCCGTGGACGGCCGCCGCGGTGGTGGTGGCGGTGCCGATCAACGACGGCGGCGAGGTCCTCGGAGCGGTGGTGATCGTGAGCCCGGCCGGCCCGATCCGCCGGGCCGTCACCATGTGGTGGCTGCTGCTCGCCCTGGCCGGCCTGCTCGCCGTGCTCGCCTGCGTGCTCACCGCGTTCGGCCTGGCCGGCTGGGTGCTGCGCCCGGTCACCGAGCTGGACGCGGTCACCCACGAGATCGCCGAGGGTGACCGGAGGGCCCGGGTGCTGCACCGGCTCGGCCCGCCGGAGCTGCGCCGGCTCGCGGCGAGCTTCAACCACATGGCCGACGTGGTCTCCGACGTGATGGACCGGCAGCGGGCGTTCGTCGCGCACGCCAGCCACCAGCTGCGCAATCCGCTCACCGCGCTGCGGCTGCGGGTGGAGGAGCTGGGCCCCAGCCTCACCGACCCCGACGGGCGCTCCGAGCACCGGCTGGCGCTGGAGGAGACCGACCGGCTGGCCCTGGTGCTCGACGCGCTGCTCACCCTGGCCCGGGCCGAACGCGAGGAGAACGAGCGGGTCACCGTCGACGCCGCCGCCGTGGCCGCGTCCCGGGTGGCCGCGTGGGCGCCGCTGGCCCGGCACCGGTCGGTCGCGCTGCGGCTCGCCACGACCGACGGCCCGGCGTACGCCCGGACCGTGCCGACCGCCGTCGACCAGGCGCTGGACGCGCTGATCGACAACGCGGTGAAGTTCAGCGGCGCCGCCGGGGCGGTGACGGTGACGGTGACCAGCCGCGACGACGGGGTGGCCCTGGAGGTACGCGACACCGGCCCGGGCATGACCGAGAGCCAGCTCGGCCAGGCCACCGAACGGTTCTGGCGGGCGCCGGACGCCCAGAACGTGGACGGTGCCGGGCTCGGCCTGACCATCGCCGCGGTGCTGGTGGACGCCTCCGACGGGCGACTCACCATGCGCGCTGGGGAGCCGCGCGGACTGGTCGCCGGCCTGTGGTTCCCGGCGCCTGAGCCCCGTCCCGCAGCGGAGCCGGCGGCCGACCAACCGCTCGTCGACCTACGCTCCACCCTCGCCCGGTAG